One genomic segment of Paenibacillus sp. FSL H8-0332 includes these proteins:
- a CDS encoding HNH endonuclease, producing the protein MTETTTLPPSKKCAYCHQLKPLAEFRRRTGKRAKGVSRRGACRECRKLREAEASLPPVHSSVAPALPERQARPAGSLKQHNGPVSISGAAAPEKAKPPIVQPRPASRPERARDARGSAGTAGLKGKARPRHAAETGRSLPQQRGPKPDPQDASALIPSSKGMILMRGHSDKGRRWHQEIDLELAVTLVKEHAAIVVNRRTIRRIYSNKDFRAYILTRDNYTCYFCGQYGDTIDHLLPRAKGGHTTPDNCVCACNLCNQTKADQLVEQFMSR; encoded by the coding sequence ATGACTGAGACCACAACTCTACCACCATCCAAAAAATGCGCGTACTGCCATCAGCTTAAGCCGCTCGCTGAATTCCGCAGGCGCACAGGCAAGCGCGCCAAGGGCGTGTCCCGGCGCGGAGCGTGCCGGGAATGCCGCAAGCTCCGCGAGGCCGAAGCTTCCTTGCCGCCAGTGCATTCAAGCGTAGCGCCTGCCCTGCCGGAGCGCCAGGCCAGACCGGCCGGCTCCCTCAAGCAGCACAATGGGCCGGTCTCTATCTCCGGGGCAGCTGCGCCCGAGAAGGCTAAGCCACCCATAGTCCAGCCCCGTCCAGCGTCCCGGCCGGAACGTGCCCGGGACGCTAGAGGCAGCGCGGGCACAGCCGGCCTTAAGGGCAAGGCGCGTCCCCGGCATGCCGCCGAGACCGGGCGCAGCCTTCCGCAGCAGCGCGGGCCGAAGCCCGATCCGCAGGATGCCTCTGCCCTGATTCCTTCGTCCAAGGGCATGATTCTCATGCGCGGGCACAGCGATAAGGGCCGCCGCTGGCATCAGGAGATCGACCTTGAGCTTGCCGTGACGCTGGTCAAGGAGCATGCAGCCATCGTCGTGAACCGGCGTACGATCCGCCGCATATACAGCAACAAGGACTTCCGCGCCTATATTTTGACGCGGGACAACTATACCTGTTATTTCTGCGGCCAATACGGGGATACCATCGATCATCTGCTCCCCCGCGCCAAGGGCGGGCATACTACGCCGGACAACTGCGTCTGTGCCTGCAATTTATGCAATCAGACGAAGGCCGACCAGTTAGTGGAGCAATTTATGAGCCGGTAA
- a CDS encoding cellobiose phosphorylase: MSNYYFDSGKFIIEQFHEGKPFASFLPGLAGLKGIPMWTFYVNRGQGISSFGVRDKNSPIMEFSPANISYKNVTSTGFRTFIKLKGAAEIYEPFQSARPDPAAKRIMTILPNGLTIEESHAGHGLKTTVHYFNLPGDDYAALVRQVEIQNIGGAELELELLDGLPEVLPFGVENSNYKEMGNLLRSWMDVFNLENGIPFYKLRSSTNDDAEMSSIESGHFYLSSTGEGEQLYPIVDYEVIFGGNTSLTYPDRFAALPLAGLLAQAQYPVNKVPCGFSGTARTLAPGASLKLNTIIGHVNDIARINERTAELCREEYFAAKALEAAALTEDLTADIATRTSSPIFDAYCRQSYLDNLLRGGYPFIFDNGAEGFVVHLYSRKHGDMERDYNFFSLAPEYYSQGNGNFRDMNQNRRNDVFFHPKVGSFNIKMFYSLIQADGYNPLSVQGTSFEILPDAGDKLKAWLAGALEGDDEGLERLLAGRFTAGSLINYIADHQITLQISEQEFLSGVLALSQQNIEAAFGEGFWSDHWTYNLDLVEGYLDIYPERRGELLFGDETYAFYDSAAYVLPRSEKYVISGGKVRQFGALLEDDEKLHKLKRKASDTQWLRTQGGHGEIYRTSLFVKMLSLALNKFTTLDPYGMGVEMEANKPGWNDAMNGLPGLVGSGMSETLELKRMLVFMLEALENTADLPSAVALPAEIAALLTQVDPAVTEVLDGSLDSFLYWDRVASAREAYRAEIRFGITGETADWSLTVIRDMLALWLRKVDQGIELAVTMGNGLVPTYFRFEATRFQPVTDEAGEPVISGYGLPKARVEAFEASALPYFLEGPTRWLKTLDNKQTAKEIYNKVKQSGLFDPVTSMYRTSVSLEAETHDIGRIRAFTAGWQERESNFLHMSYKYLLELLKAGLHEEFYSELKTSLIPFLDPEVYGRSTLENSSFISTGGNPDPHTHGRGFVARLSGSTAEFLSMWRTMMAGSSLFATRDGELTLALHPALPGWLFDEQGEVSFKLLGSTEVTYVNPRHADTFGDSKAVIQTLALTFRDGAERVITGGLLRGADAEALRRGEIAAIRAVME; encoded by the coding sequence ATGAGCAATTATTATTTTGATTCAGGTAAATTTATCATCGAGCAGTTCCATGAAGGTAAGCCGTTCGCCAGCTTCCTGCCCGGCCTTGCCGGACTGAAGGGGATACCGATGTGGACGTTCTATGTGAACCGCGGCCAAGGGATCAGCAGCTTCGGCGTGCGGGACAAAAACTCGCCGATCATGGAGTTCTCGCCAGCCAATATCTCCTACAAGAATGTAACATCGACCGGCTTCCGCACCTTCATCAAGCTGAAGGGGGCAGCGGAGATCTATGAACCGTTCCAGTCGGCCCGCCCGGACCCGGCAGCCAAGCGGATCATGACGATTCTCCCGAACGGACTGACCATTGAGGAATCGCATGCCGGACATGGACTGAAGACCACGGTCCACTACTTCAACCTTCCGGGGGATGATTATGCCGCGCTGGTCCGTCAGGTGGAGATTCAGAATATCGGGGGAGCTGAGCTTGAGCTTGAACTGCTGGACGGTCTGCCGGAGGTGCTTCCATTCGGGGTGGAGAACAGTAACTATAAGGAGATGGGGAACCTGCTCCGCAGCTGGATGGATGTGTTCAACCTGGAGAACGGAATTCCGTTCTACAAGCTGCGTTCCAGTACGAATGACGATGCGGAAATGAGCTCGATTGAGAGCGGACACTTCTATCTTTCCTCCACGGGAGAAGGGGAGCAGTTGTATCCGATCGTGGATTATGAAGTGATCTTCGGCGGGAATACTTCACTGACCTATCCCGACCGCTTCGCGGCGCTTCCGCTGGCCGGGCTGCTGGCACAGGCGCAGTATCCGGTCAACAAGGTGCCGTGCGGATTCAGTGGGACTGCCAGAACACTTGCCCCGGGGGCTTCGCTGAAGCTGAACACCATCATCGGGCATGTAAATGATATTGCCCGGATTAATGAACGGACGGCGGAGTTGTGCCGTGAGGAGTATTTTGCCGCCAAAGCCCTTGAAGCTGCCGCTCTGACCGAGGACTTAACTGCGGATATTGCTACCCGGACGTCCTCGCCGATATTCGATGCCTATTGCCGCCAGTCGTATCTCGACAATCTACTGCGCGGGGGGTATCCGTTTATCTTCGACAATGGGGCTGAGGGCTTCGTCGTACACCTCTACTCACGCAAGCATGGCGATATGGAACGGGATTATAATTTCTTCTCGCTGGCTCCGGAGTATTATTCGCAGGGCAACGGTAACTTCCGTGATATGAACCAGAACCGGCGTAATGATGTCTTTTTCCATCCCAAGGTGGGCAGCTTCAACATTAAAATGTTCTACAGCCTGATTCAGGCGGACGGCTATAATCCGCTCAGTGTGCAGGGCACCAGCTTTGAGATTCTGCCGGATGCTGGGGATAAGCTTAAGGCGTGGCTGGCCGGAGCGCTTGAAGGCGATGATGAAGGACTGGAGCGGCTGCTGGCCGGGCGCTTCACGGCAGGCAGTCTGATTAATTATATTGCCGATCATCAGATTACGCTGCAGATTAGCGAGCAGGAGTTCCTCAGCGGTGTGCTTGCCCTGTCACAGCAGAATATTGAAGCCGCCTTCGGGGAGGGCTTCTGGTCTGATCACTGGACGTACAATCTGGATCTGGTGGAAGGCTATCTCGATATTTATCCTGAGCGCCGCGGGGAGCTGCTGTTTGGGGATGAGACCTACGCGTTCTACGACAGTGCGGCGTATGTCCTGCCGCGCAGCGAGAAATATGTGATCAGCGGCGGCAAGGTCCGGCAATTCGGAGCCTTGCTTGAGGATGATGAGAAGCTGCACAAGCTGAAGCGGAAGGCCTCTGATACCCAGTGGCTGCGGACACAAGGCGGACATGGGGAGATCTACCGGACCAGCTTGTTCGTGAAGATGCTGTCGCTGGCCCTGAACAAATTCACCACTCTTGACCCGTACGGCATGGGTGTTGAGATGGAGGCGAACAAGCCGGGCTGGAATGATGCCATGAACGGGCTGCCGGGACTGGTTGGCTCCGGTATGAGCGAGACGCTGGAGCTTAAGCGGATGCTGGTATTCATGCTGGAAGCACTGGAGAACACTGCGGATCTGCCTTCAGCCGTGGCACTTCCAGCGGAGATAGCGGCGCTGCTGACGCAGGTAGACCCTGCTGTAACTGAAGTGCTGGACGGCTCACTGGATTCATTCCTGTATTGGGACCGCGTGGCCTCGGCACGCGAGGCTTACCGGGCAGAGATCCGCTTCGGGATTACAGGCGAGACCGCCGATTGGTCCCTTACGGTGATCCGCGATATGCTGGCCTTGTGGCTGCGTAAGGTGGATCAGGGTATTGAGCTTGCGGTGACCATGGGCAATGGACTGGTTCCGACCTACTTCCGGTTCGAGGCTACACGCTTCCAGCCGGTCACCGATGAAGCCGGAGAGCCGGTAATCAGCGGTTATGGACTGCCGAAGGCCAGAGTAGAGGCGTTCGAGGCTTCCGCTCTGCCGTATTTCCTGGAAGGCCCTACCCGTTGGCTCAAAACCCTGGACAATAAGCAAACCGCCAAGGAAATCTATAACAAAGTGAAACAAAGCGGCCTGTTCGATCCGGTTACCTCCATGTACCGGACTTCGGTGTCGCTGGAAGCGGAAACGCATGATATTGGCCGCATCCGGGCCTTCACGGCGGGCTGGCAGGAGCGGGAATCCAACTTCCTGCACATGTCCTATAAATATTTGCTGGAGCTGCTCAAGGCGGGGCTGCATGAAGAATTCTATAGTGAGCTGAAGACGTCACTGATCCCGTTCCTTGATCCGGAGGTCTACGGACGCAGTACACTGGAGAATTCCTCCTTTATCTCCACGGGCGGCAACCCTGACCCGCATACACACGGACGGGGATTTGTTGCCCGCCTGAGCGGCTCCACGGCCGAGTTCCTGAGCATGTGGAGAACGATGATGGCAGGCAGCAGCCTGTTCGCTACCCGGGATGGCGAACTAACGCTGGCGCTGCATCCGGCCCTTCCCGGCTGGCTGTTCGACGAGCAGGGAGAGGTCTCCTTCAAGCTGCTGGGCAGCACGGAAGTGACGTATGTGAATCCGCGTCATGCGGATACCTTCGGCGACAGCAAGGCGGTTATCCAGACGCTTGCACTGACCTTCCGGGATGGCGCGGAGCGCGTAATTACCGGCGGCTTGCTGCGCGGTGCAGATGCCGAGGCCTTGCGGCGGGGGGAGATTGCCGCGATCCGAGCGGTGATGGAATAA
- a CDS encoding ABC transporter permease subunit, whose translation MENKRNTKPNPAMGPFIPASIETGSGRKKPLWRKFVAQRHLQTMALLGVVWMIIFNYIPIYGLIISFKEYNIVKSIAEAPWVGLEHFRELFADEDLPNVIRNTLGISLIKLFIGFPLPILFALFLNEVRSIRYKKAIQTISYLPHFLSWVVLGGILATWLADVGIINNILLALNLIDKPITYLAEPSYFWTIIITSDIWKELGWSAIIYLAAIAGVSPEMYEAATIDGAGRFQKMWFVTLPSIRATISILFVLAVSGVLNSNFDQILVLRNSLNDSASNVIDYYIYQTGIVSNRFSYSAAVTLVKAVIALILLLIANQVSKKINDTSLF comes from the coding sequence ATGGAGAACAAACGTAACACCAAGCCGAATCCGGCCATGGGGCCGTTCATTCCGGCGTCAATCGAAACCGGTTCAGGTCGCAAAAAACCACTGTGGAGGAAGTTTGTAGCCCAGCGTCATCTGCAGACCATGGCCCTGCTCGGCGTAGTCTGGATGATCATTTTCAACTACATTCCGATTTATGGCTTGATTATTTCCTTCAAGGAATATAACATCGTCAAGTCGATTGCCGAAGCTCCATGGGTAGGGCTGGAGCATTTCAGAGAGCTGTTCGCTGATGAGGATCTGCCGAATGTCATCCGCAATACGCTCGGCATCAGCTTAATCAAGCTGTTCATCGGTTTTCCGCTGCCGATCCTATTCGCCCTGTTTCTCAATGAGGTCCGTTCCATCAGATACAAGAAGGCTATTCAGACGATCTCCTATCTGCCGCATTTCCTGTCCTGGGTTGTGCTTGGCGGGATTCTGGCCACCTGGCTGGCTGATGTAGGGATTATCAACAATATTCTGCTTGCGCTGAACCTGATTGACAAGCCGATTACGTATCTGGCAGAACCCAGTTACTTCTGGACGATTATTATTACTTCCGACATTTGGAAGGAGCTTGGCTGGTCCGCCATTATCTATCTCGCGGCCATCGCCGGCGTATCTCCGGAAATGTACGAAGCGGCAACGATTGACGGAGCGGGACGCTTCCAGAAAATGTGGTTTGTCACACTGCCGTCCATCCGGGCAACGATCAGCATTCTGTTCGTTCTGGCCGTCAGCGGGGTACTGAATTCCAACTTCGACCAGATTCTGGTCCTGCGAAACTCGCTGAATGACAGTGCTTCTAACGTAATTGATTACTATATCTATCAGACTGGTATTGTCTCCAACCGCTTCTCCTATTCTGCGGCGGTCACCCTGGTCAAAGCGGTTATAGCACTGATTCTGCTGCTGATTGCCAACCAGGTATCCAAAAAAATCAACGACACGTCGCTGTTCTAG
- a CDS encoding LacI family DNA-binding transcriptional regulator, with translation MTTIYDIAKRTGYSPTTVSKAFNNYSDVRAKTREEILRTAREMGYLPNAHARTLTTKKSWTIGVLFVENTGAGIRHPFFSAVIESFKQVAVAKGYALMFISKDVGGKQSGYLENCRIRGVDGVVVFLSDYDDPYFRELLESDIPTVVLDFETELSHTVCSDNMTGALQAVEYLVSLGHCRIAHISGGGNTYPGQQRELGYRTAMEQQGFEVPDEYVVQGAFYALENGYAAMKRLLALPQRPTAVFASGDLLALGAVMAAKDQGLAVPEDVSVMGYDDIELAGYVTPALTTVRQNTGLLGTRAAELLLASMNGPGTVQEALVLPVEIIVRDSCAPPRM, from the coding sequence ATGACTACGATCTATGATATTGCCAAAAGGACCGGCTACTCACCAACCACAGTGTCCAAGGCGTTCAATAACTATTCCGATGTGCGGGCGAAGACGCGTGAGGAGATTCTGCGTACCGCCCGGGAGATGGGGTATCTTCCCAATGCGCATGCACGTACACTGACGACCAAGAAGTCCTGGACCATCGGTGTGCTGTTTGTGGAGAACACGGGGGCGGGAATCCGCCATCCTTTTTTCAGCGCAGTGATTGAGAGCTTCAAGCAGGTTGCCGTAGCCAAGGGCTATGCCCTCATGTTCATCTCGAAGGATGTCGGCGGCAAGCAGAGCGGATATCTGGAGAACTGCCGGATTCGCGGCGTCGACGGGGTGGTAGTGTTCCTCTCTGATTATGATGACCCGTATTTCCGGGAGCTGCTCGAGAGTGATATTCCGACCGTGGTGCTCGATTTCGAGACGGAGCTGTCGCATACAGTCTGTTCGGATAACATGACGGGTGCCCTGCAGGCGGTAGAGTATCTGGTTAGTCTTGGACACTGCCGGATTGCCCATATCTCGGGAGGCGGGAACACCTATCCGGGACAGCAGCGGGAGCTGGGGTACAGAACGGCGATGGAGCAGCAGGGATTTGAGGTGCCGGATGAATATGTGGTCCAGGGAGCCTTCTACGCGCTGGAGAATGGTTATGCTGCAATGAAGCGTCTGCTGGCCCTGCCGCAGCGGCCGACGGCTGTTTTTGCTTCGGGTGACTTGCTGGCCCTGGGTGCGGTCATGGCGGCTAAGGATCAGGGGCTTGCGGTGCCGGAGGATGTCTCGGTGATGGGCTATGACGACATTGAGCTTGCCGGATACGTCACGCCTGCGCTGACCACTGTACGCCAGAATACCGGACTGCTGGGGACCCGGGCGGCGGAGCTGCTGCTGGCATCTATGAACGGTCCAGGTACGGTTCAGGAAGCGCTTGTGCTGCCTGTGGAGATTATTGTGAGGGATTCCTGCGCACCGCCGCGCATGTGA
- a CDS encoding carbohydrate ABC transporter permease: MFALKRKTKGEAIFDIVNNLVMLCVCFLTLYPIWYVLVNSFNDGNDAMLGGIYWWPRMITLKNFEAVFASPGIMLAMGITVAKTVLGVAVHVFFTAMVAYALSRRDLVGGKIYILIGTVTLFFNGGLIPTFLLNRDLHLLDNFLVYIIPVMFSFFDLIIFMTFFREIPDGLEEAARIDGANDWSIFLRIVLPVSMPVIATIALFHGVYQWNDYFAGIIYINNVDLQPIQTYLFRVVAQSSSNTMMVAVQGNAATRSVTSQSIKLATMVVTTLPIVFVYPFLQRYFVKGMMIGSIKG; this comes from the coding sequence ATGTTTGCTCTAAAACGTAAAACCAAAGGTGAAGCCATCTTTGATATCGTCAATAATCTGGTCATGCTCTGCGTCTGCTTCCTGACGCTGTATCCTATCTGGTATGTGCTGGTCAATTCCTTCAATGACGGGAACGACGCCATGCTGGGCGGCATCTACTGGTGGCCGCGGATGATCACGCTGAAGAATTTCGAGGCGGTATTCGCAAGTCCCGGTATTATGCTCGCCATGGGAATTACGGTAGCCAAGACAGTGCTTGGTGTCGCTGTCCACGTATTCTTCACCGCAATGGTGGCGTATGCTTTATCCCGCAGGGATCTGGTAGGCGGCAAAATCTACATCCTGATCGGCACTGTTACGCTGTTCTTCAACGGCGGTCTGATTCCGACCTTCCTGCTGAACCGCGATCTTCATCTACTGGATAACTTCCTGGTCTATATCATTCCGGTGATGTTCAGCTTCTTCGATCTCATTATCTTCATGACCTTCTTCCGGGAGATTCCTGATGGTCTGGAAGAGGCGGCCCGGATTGACGGGGCCAACGACTGGTCCATCTTCCTGCGGATCGTCCTTCCGGTCTCCATGCCGGTCATTGCGACCATTGCGCTGTTCCACGGCGTGTATCAATGGAATGATTATTTTGCCGGAATTATCTATATTAACAATGTGGACCTGCAGCCGATTCAGACGTATCTGTTCCGTGTAGTCGCCCAGTCAAGCTCCAATACAATGATGGTGGCTGTCCAGGGTAACGCGGCAACAAGGTCGGTAACCTCCCAGTCCATCAAGCTGGCAACCATGGTTGTCACTACGCTGCCTATCGTATTCGTCTATCCGTTCCTGCAGCGTTATTTTGTCAAAGGCATGATGATCGGCTCCATCAAGGGCTAA
- a CDS encoding YwbE family protein: MNGQVRADIRPGIQVDIVLKQDQATGKLTHGTVKDILTNSPRHPHGIKVRLADGQVGRVKNITGS, from the coding sequence ATGAACGGACAAGTAAGAGCGGATATCCGCCCCGGCATTCAGGTAGACATCGTACTGAAGCAGGATCAGGCGACCGGCAAGCTCACGCACGGCACAGTGAAAGACATCCTGACCAACTCGCCCCGCCATCCGCACGGAATCAAGGTGCGGCTGGCGGACGGCCAGGTTGGACGGGTCAAGAACATTACCGGCTCATAA
- the sdaAA gene encoding L-serine ammonia-lyase, iron-sulfur-dependent, subunit alpha, with protein sequence MNFQTLSQLAVLCGERELGIGALMLEEQSAESGRSQEQEFATMREYYGVMKEAVQRGMTEDTTSRSGLTGLDAQRVAAYNAADEPCLGGPAGQAMAYALAVSEVNASMGRIIATPTAGSCGIIPGVFLSCQERFGWDDDYMVSGLFAAGAIGYVIANNSFVSGAEGGCQAEVGSAIGMAAGALTEMRGGTPAQAVHAVGLALKNTLGLICDPVGGLVEIPCIVRNGFGAVTALAAADMALAGVRSVIPSDEVIKVMLEVGSAMPEKHRETAGGGLAQTPTGRRIMKDLRNPK encoded by the coding sequence ATGAATTTTCAAACACTCAGCCAGCTGGCTGTACTATGCGGGGAGCGGGAGCTGGGAATCGGCGCTCTAATGCTTGAGGAGCAGAGCGCCGAATCCGGCCGTTCTCAGGAGCAGGAATTCGCCACCATGCGCGAGTATTACGGGGTCATGAAGGAAGCGGTGCAGCGCGGCATGACCGAAGACACCACCTCACGCAGCGGCCTGACAGGGCTGGATGCCCAGCGGGTGGCCGCCTATAATGCAGCGGATGAGCCTTGTCTCGGGGGACCGGCAGGCCAGGCGATGGCGTATGCCCTTGCCGTCTCTGAAGTGAACGCCTCCATGGGCCGGATTATTGCCACACCGACTGCCGGCTCCTGTGGGATTATTCCCGGTGTGTTCCTGAGCTGTCAGGAGCGCTTCGGCTGGGACGATGATTATATGGTCTCTGGTTTGTTCGCGGCTGGAGCGATAGGGTATGTTATTGCTAATAATTCTTTTGTATCGGGTGCGGAAGGCGGCTGTCAGGCTGAGGTGGGTTCAGCGATCGGCATGGCGGCGGGAGCGTTGACCGAGATGCGCGGCGGGACTCCGGCACAGGCTGTACATGCGGTAGGTCTCGCGCTCAAAAATACACTGGGGCTGATTTGTGATCCGGTAGGCGGACTTGTGGAGATTCCATGCATTGTCCGCAACGGCTTCGGTGCCGTTACGGCGCTGGCGGCGGCGGATATGGCCCTGGCCGGCGTCCGCAGCGTGATTCCGTCCGATGAAGTGATCAAGGTCATGCTGGAGGTTGGCTCTGCGATGCCCGAGAAGCACCGGGAGACGGCCGGGGGCGGGCTGGCCCAGACCCCGACCGGCCGCCGGATTATGAAGGATCTGCGGAACCCGAAATAA
- a CDS encoding glycoside hydrolase family 30 protein: MFTVQTVVTAKDTGDRLSSKDGIQFSAEGAAAKADIVLHPEQAFQTIIGFGGAFTEAAAYTLSRMSPAKRTEVIRRYFDPVDGLNYSMGRVHIHSCDFALGNYTYVEDGDTELKTFDISRDHKWVLPLIKDAMKVRGGPFSMLASPWSPPAWMKTNGEMNNGGSLKPEYAPVWAQYYTKFIEAYRKECVPVWAVSVQNEPAAVQTWDSCVYSAEEERDFVKNHLGPVMHEAGMGDVNIVIWDHNRDIMVERVTPILSDPEAAKYVWGTGIHWYGGEEFGNVEQVHELFPDKHVLFTEGCQEGGVRLGEWFTGERYGRNMIGDLNAWTEGYLDWNLVLDETGGPNHVGNLCDAPVIADTATDEVHYNSSYYYIGHFSKFIAPGAVRIGMDSAAADVLAAAFRNPDGSLAVVLMNEGGEARTLTLGLGTETAECSLPAHSIATHLIRQG, encoded by the coding sequence ATGTTCACCGTTCAAACCGTAGTCACCGCAAAAGATACAGGAGATCGCCTGAGTTCCAAGGATGGCATTCAGTTTAGCGCAGAGGGCGCAGCGGCAAAAGCAGATATCGTGCTGCACCCGGAGCAGGCGTTCCAGACCATTATTGGTTTTGGCGGCGCGTTCACTGAAGCAGCGGCGTATACCTTGTCCCGGATGAGTCCGGCGAAGCGCACAGAGGTCATTCGGCGGTATTTCGATCCGGTAGACGGGCTGAATTACAGTATGGGCCGTGTGCATATCCATAGCTGCGACTTCGCACTCGGCAATTATACGTATGTGGAGGATGGGGATACGGAGCTTAAGACCTTTGATATCTCGCGTGATCATAAGTGGGTTTTGCCGCTGATTAAGGATGCCATGAAGGTCCGGGGCGGACCGTTCAGCATGCTGGCCTCCCCGTGGAGCCCGCCCGCCTGGATGAAGACCAACGGGGAGATGAACAACGGCGGCTCGCTGAAGCCGGAGTATGCGCCGGTCTGGGCACAGTACTATACCAAATTCATCGAGGCCTACCGCAAGGAATGCGTTCCGGTCTGGGCTGTCTCTGTGCAGAATGAGCCGGCAGCGGTGCAGACCTGGGACTCCTGCGTGTACAGTGCTGAGGAAGAGCGTGATTTTGTCAAAAACCATCTCGGCCCCGTGATGCACGAAGCCGGAATGGGCGATGTGAACATCGTGATCTGGGACCATAACCGCGATATTATGGTCGAGCGCGTGACCCCGATTCTGTCGGACCCGGAAGCTGCAAAGTATGTCTGGGGGACCGGTATCCACTGGTACGGCGGCGAGGAGTTCGGCAACGTGGAGCAGGTGCATGAGCTTTTCCCGGATAAGCATGTACTCTTCACTGAAGGCTGCCAGGAGGGCGGCGTTCGGCTGGGGGAATGGTTCACAGGAGAGCGCTACGGCCGGAACATGATTGGCGATCTGAATGCGTGGACGGAAGGGTATCTGGACTGGAATCTGGTGCTGGATGAGACGGGCGGGCCGAACCATGTGGGCAATCTCTGCGATGCTCCGGTGATTGCGGATACGGCTACAGACGAGGTCCACTACAACAGCTCGTATTATTACATCGGGCATTTCAGCAAATTCATCGCTCCGGGTGCGGTGCGGATCGGCATGGATTCGGCAGCGGCAGATGTGCTGGCCGCAGCGTTCCGCAATCCGGACGGCAGTCTCGCTGTGGTGTTGATGAACGAAGGCGGGGAAGCACGTACGCTGACGCTGGGACTGGGCACTGAAACCGCCGAATGCAGCCTGCCTGCGCACTCTATTGCGACACATCTGATTAGGCAGGGTTAG